The genomic window GAGATCAACGGCAAAAAGTTCGAGCTCATCTACTACCGGCGCCCAAACGCCCGAAGCACCCGCTACTCGGACTATACGATTATTCCCGTCCAAGATCCCCGACCTGTGAAGCTGCTATTTCAGTCTCTTCTGGGCGTTCTGGCTATCGTGAAAAAGAAGCGGGCTCTCTTCCTTTACAGGAATGCCCGCATCCACGTCGACTCAGTGAATCATCTCGGAACGTTCATAGAGTTTGAAGTCGTCGTAAGACGTGGAAAGAGACAGGCAGAAAAACTGATGCAGTTCCTGATGGGCGAGTTTGACATCGATCAGAAGATGCTGCTGGGCGGGTCATACAGCGATTTGATCCACTGAATCGTGTGTGGTACAAATCGTGCTCAGAGAAAAAAGAAGTGGCGTTTCAACTTCGCGCTTGACTTTCTGAGGTGGGGAGTCTATATTTTTGGTGCCCCGATTGACAGGGGACCGCAGGGTGACGG from Ignavibacteriales bacterium includes these protein-coding regions:
- a CDS encoding class IV adenylate cyclase, translated to MPRNLEIKSRYSSPARAKRIARKIGSSAKGTLSQTDTYFKVHSGRLKLREINGKKFELIYYRRPNARSTRYSDYTIIPVQDPRPVKLLFQSLLGVLAIVKKKRALFLYRNARIHVDSVNHLGTFIEFEVVVRRGKRQAEKLMQFLMGEFDIDQKMLLGGSYSDLIH